From a region of the Helianthus annuus cultivar XRQ/B chromosome 5, HanXRQr2.0-SUNRISE, whole genome shotgun sequence genome:
- the LOC110943619 gene encoding extensin-like — translation MPPRFLRGRGKGPVSGHDHEAGPSHRRTPSITMSTSPQEPWRLYIEPGRRSVSLSSSPSYQHSFGPHSENEPNNQPPAFIPLQRSNSHHSFGDPTPVFQSRFNPANLLPEPVGFNSLGPEDHFSGENDMDEDTDPVEPASGTPNHPIEISDGSSFHGSPYRGPDSFMEKFNQYDCTPQPSSGSHYPPLQEEEDPYNGGPSSPIPDVNSVPVVPPLGFDNPIPAYAGSAAYNPFEQPAHTHYNYNYNYGYAEVDPHQVARDYNALHPEGPYGGPWTTGYPTYGYQHQPPPPPVYQPPQPQIQQEVLERLNQVEQEVREDRRERQGFFKGLSDLLKGKSKRRGH, via the exons ATGCCACCCAGATTCCTTCGCGGTAGAGGCAAAGGACCCGTGTCAGgtcatgatcacgaggccgggccgTCGCATCGACGTACTCCTTCCATCACCATGAGCACCAGCCCGCaagagccatggaggctctatATTGAACCTGGAAGGCGATCTGTATCCCTTAGCTCCTCTCCTTCGTACCAACACTCTTTTGGGCCCCATTCAgaaaacgagcccaacaaccAGCCGCCAGCTTTCATACCTTtacagagatccaactctcatcATTCTTTTGGCGACCCAACACCCGTTTTCCAAAGCCGATTTAACCCGGCTAACCTTCTgccagaacccgtgggttttaactcacttggaccggaagaccacttttCAGGGGAAAACGacatggatgaggatactgaCCCCGTGGAGCCTGCATCAGGAACGCCGAATCATCCCATTgagatctcagatgggtcatCATTCCATGGATCGCCATACCGCGGACCGGACAGTTTTATGGAGAAATTCAATCAGTatgattg TACTCCCCagccatcaagtggcagccattatccgccacttcaggaAGAAGAGGACCCATATAATGGTGGTCCGTCAAGCCCTATACCAGATGTCAACTCAGTACCTGTGGTACCACCTTTGGGTTTCGATAACCCGATTCCTGCATATGCTGGGTCAGCAGCATACAACCCATTCGAGCAGCCGGCGCAcacccactacaactacaactacaactacggTTATGCGGAGGTAGATCCGCATCAAGTAGCTCGGGATTACAATGCCCTTCACCCTGAAGGACCATACGGAGGGCCGTGGACTACTGGttacccgacttatgggtaccagcatcaGCCACCTCCTCCACCGGTGTATCAGCCGCCACAGCCACAGATTCAGCAGGAAGTCCTTGAAAGGCTGAACCAAGTCGAACAAGAGGTTCGTGAAGACCGCAGAGAGCGGCAAGGTTTCTTCAAAGGGCTATCAGATTTGCTTAAGGGGAAGTCGAAGAGGAGGGGTCATTGA